One Pagrus major chromosome 11, Pma_NU_1.0 genomic region harbors:
- the tbc1d7 gene encoding TBC1 domain family member 7 — protein sequence MADDPQRNFRSAYYEKVGFRGVEEKKSLEILLKDNPLDLEKLSTFSQRFPLPSMYRIHVWKVLLGILPPHSDSHSLVGGYRKEQYQDILEALEVMRYINSSTPSTHVYLRMFQLESQVLPRCSETSAPDDENEDFLSISRAMEEIVDDPVDCYWLIKCFVNQFHTKFGDSVPHLPKSLEHYLSQEEPRLLNHLKISGALAQLPYSLWFRRCFAGCLPESSLQRVWDKVISGSCKILVFVALEILLSYKIILMGINRPEGVIKFLCNIPQENTDAIVTKAIDLWHKYCGTPMHAV from the exons ATGGCCGACGACCCTCAGAGAAATTTCCGCTCTGCATACTACGAGAAGGTGGGCTTCAGAGGAGTGGAGGAGAAGAAATCACTGGAAATACTGCTCAAGGATAATCCTCTGG ATCTGGAAAAGTTGAGCACCTTCAGTCAAAGGTTTCCTCTCCCCTCCATGTACAGGATCCATGTGTGGAAAGTATTGTTGg GAATCCTACCACCGCACAGTGACTCTCACTCTCTGGTGGGAGGCTACAGAAAGGAGCAGTACCAGGATATCCTGGAGGCTCTGGAGGTGATGAGATACATCAACTCTTCCACACCCTCCACCCACGTCTACCTGCGCATGTTCCAGCTGGAGAGCCAGGTGCTCCCACGATGCTCGGAGACCTCTGCCCCG GATGACGAGAACGAGGACTTCCTCTCCATCAGTCGAGCCATGGAGGAGATCGTAGATGATCCTGTCGACTGTTACTGGCTCATCAAGTGTTTCGTCAATCAGTTCCACACAAAGTTTGGGGACTCAGTACCCCACCTG CCAAAGAGCCTGGAGCATTATCTGAGTCAGGAGGAACCTCGACTGCTGAACCATCTGAAGATCAGCGGAGCTCTCGCTCAGCTGCCCTACAGCCTCTGGTTCAGACGCTGCTTCGCTGGCTGTCTGCCCGAGTCCAGTCTGCAGAG GGTGTGGGACAAGGTGATCAGTGGCTCCTGTAAGATCCTGGTGTTTGTGGCGCTGGAGATTCTGCTCAGCTACAAGATCATACTGATGGGCATCAACCGGCCTGAAGGCGTCATCAAGTTTCTGTGCAAT ATCCCACAGGAGAACACAGACGCTATTGTGACTAAAGCCATCGACCTTTGGCACAAATATTGTGGCACTCCGATGCACGCTGTGTAG